In the Gymnogyps californianus isolate 813 chromosome 3, ASM1813914v2, whole genome shotgun sequence genome, one interval contains:
- the MOCS1 gene encoding molybdenum cofactor biosynthesis protein 1 isoform X1, with amino-acid sequence MPEEGVQLTPKSELLTAQEIITLARLFVKEGVEKIRLTGGEPLIRPDVVDIVGQLYKLEGLKTIAVTTNGINLTRLLPRLKEAGLNAINISLDTLVPAKFEFIVRRKGFHKVMEGIHKATELGYRPVKVNCVVMRGFNEDELLGFVDFTKDLPLDVRFIEYMPFDGNKWNFKKMVSYKEMLDTIKQRWPELEKLPCETSSTAKSYKVPHFQGQISFITSMSEHFCGSCNRLRITADGNLKVCLFGNSEVSLRDHLRSGASEEELVQIIGAAVGRKKKQHAGMFNISQMKNRPMILIEPALMSFPLCHDALQSPPNSKQWGHTSSHWLTLRASLPKQMGKALMKNKLTGQLFLPGFHPEQQWHITTGILQTQLRGCCVFQKDPSSTFDPKCLEVSPVGQVSVDWQSKEASPGSCTEVPRASDNLTHTDEEGRATMVDVGGKPDSRRTAVAGAVVRLGEKAFGMVRQNQVKKGDVLAVAQIAGIQGAKLTSQLIPLCHNIPLNHIEVSLSLDEAKYAVVIRSSCQTWGRTGVEMEALTAASLAALTVYDMCKAVTRDIVIEEVKLLSKTGGQRGDFSRV; translated from the exons ATGCCAGAGGAAGGTGTTCAGCTGACCCCTAAATCAGAGCTACTTACTGCTCAGGAGATAATCACCCTAGCCAGACTGTTTGTGAAAGAAGGTGTAGAGAAGATCCGACTGACAGGAGGAGAGCCACTTATCCGTCCTGATGTGGTTGATATTGTGG gTCAACTGTACAAGCTAGAAGGGCTGAAAACCATTGCTGTCACAACCAACGGGATCAACTTAACCAGATTGCTGCCCCGACTGAAGGAGGCAGGACTGAATGCCATTAACATTAGCCTGGATACTTTGGTCCCAGCTAAATTTGAGTTCATTGTCCGGAGGAAAG GCTTTCACAAGGTAATGGAAGGAATCCACAAAGCCACTGAACTTGGCTATCGTCCTGTTAAG GTAAACTGTGTGGTGATGCGAGGCTTCAATGAGGATGAACTGCTGGGCTTTGTGGATTTCACAAAGGATCTGCCCCTTGATGTGCGGTTCATAGAATACATGCCCTTTGATG GCAATAAATGGAACTTCAAGAAGATGGTGAGCTACAAAGAAATGCTTGATACAATTAAACAGCGATGGCCTGAATTGGAGAAATTGCCCTGTGAAACTTCCAGCACAGCCAAG AGTTACAAGGTGCCACATTTCCAGGGACAAATCAGCTTTATCACCTCCATGTCAGAGCACTTCTGCGGATCCTGCAATCGGCTGAGAATAACAGCAGATGGGAACCTAAAG GTGTGCCTTTTTGGGAATTCAGAAGTGTCCTTGAGAGATCACCTACGGTCGGGTGCCTCAGAGGAAGAGTTGGTTCAAATCATTGGAGCAGCAGtgggcagaaaaaagaaacagcatgctG gcATGTTTAACATTTCCCAGATGAAAAACCGGCCAATGATCCTGATTG agcctGCATTGATGTCATTCCCACTATGCCACGATGCCCTACAGAGTCCCCCAAATTCAAAACAGTGGGGCCACACATCTAGCCATTGGCTGACTTTGAGAGCAAGTTTACCCaaacaaatgggaaaagcaTTAATGAAGAATAAGCTTACAGGACAACTTTTCCTGCCAGGATTTCACCCAGAGCAACAGTGGCACATAACAACAGGAATTCTACAAACCCAGCTCAGAGGCTGCTGTGTCTTCCAGAAGGACCCAAGCTCCACATTTGACCCAAAGTGCCTTGAGGTTTCTCCTGTTGGCCAAGTTTCTGTGGACTGGCAGTCCAAAGAGGCAAGTCCAGGATCTTGCACCGAGGTACCTCGTGCCTCTGACAACTTGACTCACACTGATGAGGAAGGACGGGCCACAATGGTTGATGTTGGAGGGAAGCCAGATTCAAGAAGAACTGCTGTTGCTGGTGCTGTGGTCCGCCTGGGTGAGAAGGCATTTGGGATGGTGAGGCAGAACCAGGTGAAGAAAGGGGATGTGCTAGCAGTAGCTCAGATTGCAGGAATTCAGGGAGCCAAGCTGACCAGCCAGTTGATCCCGTTGTGTCACAACATCCCCCTCAACCACATTGAGGTGTCTCTGAGCCTGGATGAGGCCAAATACGCAGTGGTGATTCGCAGCTCCTGTCAGACCTGGGGGAGGACGGGTGTGGAGATGGAAGCTCTGAcagctgccagcctggctgcccTGACTGTGTATGACATGTGCAAAGCAGTTACTCGTGACATTGTGATCGAAGAGGTGAAGTTGCTTAGTAAGACAGGTGGGCAGAGGGGAGACTTTTCAAGGGTCTAA
- the MOCS1 gene encoding molybdenum cofactor biosynthesis protein 1 isoform X3, producing the protein MPEEGVQLTPKSELLTAQEIITLARLFVKEGVEKIRLTGGEPLIRPDVVDIVGQLYKLEGLKTIAVTTNGINLTRLLPRLKEAGLNAINISLDTLVPAKFEFIVRRKGFHKVMEGIHKATELGYRPVKVNCVVMRGFNEDELLGFVDFTKDLPLDVRFIEYMPFDGNKWNFKKMVSYKEMLDTIKQRWPELEKLPCETSSTAKSYKVPHFQGQISFITSMSEHFCGSCNRLRITADGNLKVCLFGNSEVSLRDHLRSGASEEELVQIIGAAVGRKKKQHAGMFNISQMKNRPMILIGG; encoded by the exons ATGCCAGAGGAAGGTGTTCAGCTGACCCCTAAATCAGAGCTACTTACTGCTCAGGAGATAATCACCCTAGCCAGACTGTTTGTGAAAGAAGGTGTAGAGAAGATCCGACTGACAGGAGGAGAGCCACTTATCCGTCCTGATGTGGTTGATATTGTGG gTCAACTGTACAAGCTAGAAGGGCTGAAAACCATTGCTGTCACAACCAACGGGATCAACTTAACCAGATTGCTGCCCCGACTGAAGGAGGCAGGACTGAATGCCATTAACATTAGCCTGGATACTTTGGTCCCAGCTAAATTTGAGTTCATTGTCCGGAGGAAAG GCTTTCACAAGGTAATGGAAGGAATCCACAAAGCCACTGAACTTGGCTATCGTCCTGTTAAG GTAAACTGTGTGGTGATGCGAGGCTTCAATGAGGATGAACTGCTGGGCTTTGTGGATTTCACAAAGGATCTGCCCCTTGATGTGCGGTTCATAGAATACATGCCCTTTGATG GCAATAAATGGAACTTCAAGAAGATGGTGAGCTACAAAGAAATGCTTGATACAATTAAACAGCGATGGCCTGAATTGGAGAAATTGCCCTGTGAAACTTCCAGCACAGCCAAG AGTTACAAGGTGCCACATTTCCAGGGACAAATCAGCTTTATCACCTCCATGTCAGAGCACTTCTGCGGATCCTGCAATCGGCTGAGAATAACAGCAGATGGGAACCTAAAG GTGTGCCTTTTTGGGAATTCAGAAGTGTCCTTGAGAGATCACCTACGGTCGGGTGCCTCAGAGGAAGAGTTGGTTCAAATCATTGGAGCAGCAGtgggcagaaaaaagaaacagcatgctG gcATGTTTAACATTTCCCAGATGAAAAACCGGCCAATGATCCTGATTGGTGGGTGA
- the MOCS1 gene encoding molybdenum cofactor biosynthesis protein 1 isoform X2 has protein sequence MEGIHKATELGYRPVKVNCVVMRGFNEDELLGFVDFTKDLPLDVRFIEYMPFDGNKWNFKKMVSYKEMLDTIKQRWPELEKLPCETSSTAKSYKVPHFQGQISFITSMSEHFCGSCNRLRITADGNLKVCLFGNSEVSLRDHLRSGASEEELVQIIGAAVGRKKKQHAGMFNISQMKNRPMILIEPALMSFPLCHDALQSPPNSKQWGHTSSHWLTLRASLPKQMGKALMKNKLTGQLFLPGFHPEQQWHITTGILQTQLRGCCVFQKDPSSTFDPKCLEVSPVGQVSVDWQSKEASPGSCTEVPRASDNLTHTDEEGRATMVDVGGKPDSRRTAVAGAVVRLGEKAFGMVRQNQVKKGDVLAVAQIAGIQGAKLTSQLIPLCHNIPLNHIEVSLSLDEAKYAVVIRSSCQTWGRTGVEMEALTAASLAALTVYDMCKAVTRDIVIEEVKLLSKTGGQRGDFSRV, from the exons ATGGAAGGAATCCACAAAGCCACTGAACTTGGCTATCGTCCTGTTAAG GTAAACTGTGTGGTGATGCGAGGCTTCAATGAGGATGAACTGCTGGGCTTTGTGGATTTCACAAAGGATCTGCCCCTTGATGTGCGGTTCATAGAATACATGCCCTTTGATG GCAATAAATGGAACTTCAAGAAGATGGTGAGCTACAAAGAAATGCTTGATACAATTAAACAGCGATGGCCTGAATTGGAGAAATTGCCCTGTGAAACTTCCAGCACAGCCAAG AGTTACAAGGTGCCACATTTCCAGGGACAAATCAGCTTTATCACCTCCATGTCAGAGCACTTCTGCGGATCCTGCAATCGGCTGAGAATAACAGCAGATGGGAACCTAAAG GTGTGCCTTTTTGGGAATTCAGAAGTGTCCTTGAGAGATCACCTACGGTCGGGTGCCTCAGAGGAAGAGTTGGTTCAAATCATTGGAGCAGCAGtgggcagaaaaaagaaacagcatgctG gcATGTTTAACATTTCCCAGATGAAAAACCGGCCAATGATCCTGATTG agcctGCATTGATGTCATTCCCACTATGCCACGATGCCCTACAGAGTCCCCCAAATTCAAAACAGTGGGGCCACACATCTAGCCATTGGCTGACTTTGAGAGCAAGTTTACCCaaacaaatgggaaaagcaTTAATGAAGAATAAGCTTACAGGACAACTTTTCCTGCCAGGATTTCACCCAGAGCAACAGTGGCACATAACAACAGGAATTCTACAAACCCAGCTCAGAGGCTGCTGTGTCTTCCAGAAGGACCCAAGCTCCACATTTGACCCAAAGTGCCTTGAGGTTTCTCCTGTTGGCCAAGTTTCTGTGGACTGGCAGTCCAAAGAGGCAAGTCCAGGATCTTGCACCGAGGTACCTCGTGCCTCTGACAACTTGACTCACACTGATGAGGAAGGACGGGCCACAATGGTTGATGTTGGAGGGAAGCCAGATTCAAGAAGAACTGCTGTTGCTGGTGCTGTGGTCCGCCTGGGTGAGAAGGCATTTGGGATGGTGAGGCAGAACCAGGTGAAGAAAGGGGATGTGCTAGCAGTAGCTCAGATTGCAGGAATTCAGGGAGCCAAGCTGACCAGCCAGTTGATCCCGTTGTGTCACAACATCCCCCTCAACCACATTGAGGTGTCTCTGAGCCTGGATGAGGCCAAATACGCAGTGGTGATTCGCAGCTCCTGTCAGACCTGGGGGAGGACGGGTGTGGAGATGGAAGCTCTGAcagctgccagcctggctgcccTGACTGTGTATGACATGTGCAAAGCAGTTACTCGTGACATTGTGATCGAAGAGGTGAAGTTGCTTAGTAAGACAGGTGGGCAGAGGGGAGACTTTTCAAGGGTCTAA